The Vanessa tameamea isolate UH-Manoa-2023 chromosome 20, ilVanTame1 primary haplotype, whole genome shotgun sequence nucleotide sequence AACTTTGCATGTAaccttgtttttaaatatactccgataataatgtaatgtacatacaaaacaattattatatactagctgtaatttataaaactttatagcatAGAAATCTTTATCCCCATTTTACCTCCTCGAGGGgtgaaataaatcaaagtagCATATGTCCTTTCCCGGAATTCAAACTATAATCAtccaaaatttcatttaaaatatcgcatttaaaatatgtatggaTTATTAGTGCACGCAAAAATTAGGGAATTGTATtagaactttataaataataacaataaagagtttttatgaaacaaatggATACATAGCTAGTGCCGGATTAAGCAAGCGCGGGGCCCGACGCAGACTATTTTAAAAAGAGCGCTTGATCTGCTACGGTATAAAGTGGCTAAAAAACAATTCAACActcaatagatttaaaaaaaaatcgttcagtATGAGATGAGTgagtttaaataagtaataactgTATCTagccattttaattaatatttaatattataatagagacAGCACTGATatcttaaattttgtaaaatatttaaaatatttttaagcaatcaGAGCCATCTAGTTGATAAGCgtcgaattaaaattaacacGTCAGAACTGTTAGatatgtaatgtttattcatttatCCGGTAGATGTCAgtgactaataaaaataataataaaaaatatatatttgtacgaCAAGAGGTGATGATGGTGATGAGAGAATATTATCATGGATGAATCATGTTTTAATCTTATAGTAATATTCTAGAGAGTTCTACCGTGATGGATGAAATTTCGGAATTTGACGTGATGTCCGATGGTGAAATACAGTAGCCGGGATTAATCAGTACAATTCAGAGATACAATGAACATTTCTGTGtagagccaaaggatcaagaAGATAGGAAGGATTTTGATCGTCGACAATTCGAACCGCTTTAAGTTAAATGTGGTCAAATTgaattaatcaaaaatcaaatcaaatatcaagTATCTACGTTTTAACAAGCATTTTGGAATCAAAAAATATGGGTTCTGATTTTCTTtattcctataaatatattatatattaaattaatattgtatataagtaatttttacttaatgactatatttgaatataagacaataaaatcgcatattatataaaaaaaattagaaaattatgcGTATgcacaaataaaacacatatctaataaattaaattaaaatgaaattgaattcaaattagttttttgtattacaattgATTAgtccttaaaaaaaatcgagCATTTTGGTCACCAGACAcgttttattcttttatatttttgatattaaataaaatgaatcaaatgaaacatttatgtccaaaagatttatttacattaaagtcTCAActctaaaaaaacaaaaagatttttacataaaattcgaaaaaaaaaacaaacaaaatgtatcattatatttagatattattaagtCAAAACTGCAGTTTCAACAATCCAATCAGTGTATGATCCAACAGCGCTGCTGATGCTCGGCCAGCTGCCATTGGCGCAGTCGTAACCAAACGATATCACACCGACAACAATGTCCCCAAAGTACACCGGTCCACCGGAGTCATCGTGGCAGGCATCTCGACCACCAACGTTCAATACACCAGCACATATCATATCCTGTGTAATGTTAAGCGGCACTGACAGCTGCCCGTATAGCTGCGCACATAGGTCGTTGTTTATGGTATATACTGTGACGTCACGGAGTACATGCGAATGAGGACCACCTGACTGAAGAgagtaattattacataatatgattatcttacaaaaaaaaaatctgtgtatTCATGAAATGTTGAtgttttatgtacaaataaaattcgAGTCGATAATTTTAGTCATCCCGTATGTTATACATTTAATGGTGACATTATGTCTTCTAATTTAAATCGCACCAACTGGGCATTTAACAACAGCATATAAGGTTGCAGTCTCCGAAGTCCCGAAATAAAACCCCGGGTTGAGCTAATAAAATGTACTGGCTTTTTCTGTCGAAACTTTTTGAGTAGCAATCCGGTGTCTGGTAATTGGAAGTGCGTACACACCCCTCCTTCAGAAAACATAACTTTATTCAGATAGCATTATTTGATCTCTTAAACTTTTGAGATTTACGCCCCGTGTACAttgtttcagaaaaaaaaaatacttaaatttatcaaatatcattaaaaatcatCTGAACGTGTAACTATTGatgaaaataactatataaccAGTAAAATTATCTCCATTAACCGGGAATcgaaatattgattataattatttatcatatataacaatattaaactatttattttacttggtggtagggcattgtgcaagcccgtctgggtaccacccactcatcagatattctaccgccaaacagcagtactcagtattgttgtgttccagtttgaagggtgagtgagccggtgttactacaggcacaggggacataacagcttagtttccaaggttagtggcgcattggcgatgtaaggaatggttaatatttcttacaacgccattgtctgtgcgatagtgaccacttacgatcagatggcccatttgctcgtccgccaaccgatatcataaaaaaatagacttaaattttattcgaatttcaaaataacaataaatatcttaCGAAAATCCGTCCCCATCCAGCAAATACAACTGCATGATTGTCGGGCACAGTTGAACCATGCGTTACGATGGTAGCTTGCTGGATAGTGGGGGAGTAGAACAGCGCAGTCTTAAGTCTCACCACGCTGATGTCACCACCTATACCGCTGGACCCGTAGCTGGGATGGTTCAAAGCCTCGTCAACGTATACAACCAAACCTCCAAAGTGACGGTAAGTGGCACCGGCTCTTATACGGCGGAATGGCGCATCTGAGTTCCTATGAAATATGTAAGAAAGGAAATCAACTCTTCACCAACCTTATCAATAGTCGGAAGCATTAACCagttttatctaataataatatggataaagtgttttttaatattgcttttaaaatatcaattcaatTTATTGACAAGAATTAgatagaatttaatatataaataaataaatattggacaacatcacatacattactctgatcccaaagtaagtagctaaagcacttgtgttatggaaaatcagaagtaacgactgtaccccatacacccagacccaagacaacatagaaaactaattaacattttctacattggctcggccgggaatcgaacccggtaattcggagtggcgtacccatgaaaaccggtgtacacactactctacACTACTCTTTAAGAATTGCAGATACTTCACAAGATAGATTGAACATTTTTAAGGATGTAtccttatataaattttgtaaattaaatttgaagaattTGTATTTTGGATTCGTCGGGCACACGTAATACCAAACAATAGTGTAGTGCTTATGCAAGCCCTTctaggtaccagccactcaaaAAACATTCTaccaacaaacagcaatactgggtattgttgtgttctgatttgatggttagtgagccagtgtaactacatgcacaagggacatttgctcgtccacctacctattacataaagtGAAACAAGAAAGTGCTCTTTGTCGGATTGCATAAAAGTACTTTAGTAATAAAAACTTCAACTATGTTGAGTTGATATATGTTTTGGCATAGGACTAGAATATGTGTACTTACcattaaaagaacaaaaaaatacccTAACAAATCTTACCATCCAGTAAAACATTGCGCCGCAGACAAAACGAATCTTGAGGTTAGGATACTGGCACCGCAATTATGCGACCATATGCTTGTAAGTTGGCTCAGGAATTCTACTTGCACTATAGAAGGATACATTTCAACATTCGTGGGTTGACCACCCACAATGCGATCAGGAGATGCTGTTATGGATCCTGAAATGTTACGTTATCAACTAGCAGTGAATCAATACTTGTAGATcgattaatttcattgtatttgattgacatagcttaatatttcaaatgttggaataCAATAGAAATGGTAACTATTGTACAGGACTGGGTTTCTTGTCGATTttaaccgatacgacttgggaaccttcgagaaaagagcgtactccttccttaaaggccggcaacgcaccggCAAGCCCCAAAGATGTCCATGGGCgttggtagtcactttccatcaggtgagcctcctgctcgtttgtctGTTTTCGTTTCGTGTTTGGTGATAAGGGAATACATTGTGATGAAACTTGCACGTGTTGGATAAAAATATACCAGATGTATTGGAAACATGAAAATCCAAATTGGCGTAGGGTGGCCTTCTCCTCGATTGGATAAGACATCCACCAGTGGGACATTAATTGTGCagtgtattaattttatattttattttttattgtttataaatttcataagcAACACTATAAAGTGCCTAGAACAGACTCTTTTAGGCATATTAGTAGATTATCGATACACAATAAACAATATGTGATTACAGTCTATAAAGTCaggtcaaaatctttattcaatatcgaagcgttacttttgtttattgacAGTCAAAATATACCCCGGTTTCCAAAAGAAAAAGTTGAGGAGCGCCATAAAAGACACTGAGcgcatctttttttttgttaacttcgataataatatatacaaaatcctTTTTTGAACTAGCCTTGAGCCCATCGTTCATTCCTAAAATGAGCAATCTTCTAAAAGTCATTGGTTTTGTAATGTCCAATACAAAAAGTAGTAatacattgtaaaaaacaatactttaaatgtattaaaattatatgaaatacttaCCTACACAAAGAAAGACAATAAAAAACCAAAACGACGTCATCTTCGTATAGTTAACGcgacacaaatattattttaaaatatctcttaTCCTGACACGAAACTTAAATGagtgcaataaaatttattagataaataataaatttataacgttCCAGTTGAATATCGCCGATTTTTATTTAGAAGGAAAAAGTGTTACTGGTAGGTTTGAGACCTAGTAAATTACGAAAATAAGTaaagattaatttgtattatcaaCAAAATATGCGATTACGTCCTTGTTGCtgtaaggttatttttattgacttaaaCCGGAATATGACCCCATGACACCATGACATGACAAGATCCATGTCTCCCATAATTTTAGTCTAGTGACTAGCATACgaaaacagattatatataaataggttattagttatttttaatttgtaacacaAACTGAATCGTATATCTGGTAACATTAATTGATATCATATCTTTTACTAAACGAGAAATCGATATAAGTAATACCCTCATAAATAACAATTGTAACGccgtgttaatatatttatattaggtttACATTATAACCATATATTAAGAGATAAGTTTTTcaagacgaaaaaaaaaaataaaaaaaataatgaagagttaaataaattcgtttaattGGAATTTATAAATGGCATCAGTCTATACAAATGCGGCGCTCATCAATTAGACGGCGGTTGTTATGATCCAGTTGGTGTAATAAGATATTGAAGCACTGAGGATGCCGGGCCAAGAGGaattttcgaaattcaaacCGGAGACGACGCCGATGGTGATGTTGTCAAAGATCCAGGGACTGCCGGCGTCCGCGTTGGAGAAGTTATATCCTTGAACAAGGCTTCCGCAGAGGACGGTGGTGTTGAAAGCGGTCTGGTTGAAAGCGGTCTGGTTGAAACCGCACTGGTTGGTGCTGACCGTCATGACTGGAGCAACGGTTAAAGCGTTTGATGTCTGCAACAATAaggataagaatttatttattattcgaatgattaactatttaaaatatattcatttatttgaaagTTTATATTGTGTGATGTCTGACACCTTgtattacacaatatttataattaacttacatTTCTAGAACCCCAACCCGCCTGGGACAGAGTTAGGCCGTTGGGGATGATGGATCCCGCCGCCGCAATAAAAGCCCGCTGGATCATAGGAGTGTACTGGATAACGGCGGCTAGTCTCACTACAGAGATGTCTCTGGGCTGGTTGGTATAGTTTCCTGCTGGGTAGTTGTTTGCTTTTTCGACGTAGTTGATAACACCACCGGAGCTAAGGAAGTTGGAACCAGCACGAACGCGACGGTACATCGGGTTATAATCTctgaaagtttattaaaatcacgttagttgttaaatattttgtaaaaaataatgttaacgtCCAG carries:
- the LOC113401719 gene encoding trypsin, alkaline C-like, translated to MAFVWILSLAFFVGASSASHFHDIAGANSTLARVPSVVQVEFLQPWGVWQQKGAATIINNRYVLTAASLFSGPDYNPMYRRVRAGSNFLSSGGVINYVEKANNYPAGNYTNQPRDISVVRLAAVIQYTPMIQRAFIAAAGSIIPNGLTLSQAGWGSRNTSNALTVAPVMTVSTNQCGFNQTAFNQTAFNTTVLCGSLVQGYNFSNADAGSPWIFDNITIGVVSGLNFENSSWPGILSASISYYTNWIITTAV
- the LOC113401718 gene encoding trypsin, alkaline C-like — translated: MTSFWFFIVFLCVGSITASPDRIVGGQPTNVEMYPSIVQVEFLSQLTSIWSHNCGASILTSRFVLSAAQCFTGWNSDAPFRRIRAGATYRHFGGLVVYVDEALNHPSYGSSGIGGDISVVRLKTALFYSPTIQQATIVTHGSTVPDNHAVVFAGWGRIFSGGPHSHVLRDVTVYTINNDLCAQLYGQLSVPLNITQDMICAGVLNVGGRDACHDDSGGPVYFGDIVVGVISFGYDCANGSWPSISSAVGSYTDWIVETAVLT